A single genomic interval of Polyangia bacterium harbors:
- a CDS encoding OmpH family outer membrane protein, with amino-acid sequence MARWLALGFLLLASKPFLAHAEDVKLGYVDLQRALNETDDGRKAKEALKKVFDQKQKELDEQQQALKKDIDDLDKKRTLLPADKVRDKEAELQGRMQKVQQTYMRHQQDLQSKEQEATAKIFERMTRIINKIAVAENFTMILDKTQSGVVYAKSHLDLTNDLIRRYNAGEGADKSAAAAPAAKK; translated from the coding sequence ATGGCACGTTGGTTGGCACTCGGTTTCTTGCTGTTGGCGTCAAAGCCCTTTCTGGCGCACGCGGAGGACGTCAAGCTGGGCTACGTCGACCTGCAGCGCGCGCTGAACGAGACCGACGACGGCCGCAAAGCCAAAGAGGCTCTGAAGAAGGTCTTCGATCAGAAGCAAAAAGAGCTCGACGAGCAGCAGCAGGCCTTGAAGAAGGACATCGACGACCTGGACAAGAAGCGAACCCTGCTGCCCGCCGACAAGGTGCGCGACAAGGAAGCCGAGCTGCAGGGCCGCATGCAGAAGGTGCAGCAGACGTATATGCGCCACCAGCAGGATCTTCAAAGCAAAGAGCAAGAAGCCACCGCCAAGATCTTCGAGCGCATGACCCGCATCATCAACAAGATCGCCGTGGCCGAGAACTTCACGATGATCCTGGACAAGACCCAGTCGGGCGTGGTCTACGCCAAGTCGCATCTGGATCTGACCAACGATCTCATTCGCCGCTACAACGCCGGCGAAGGCGCGGACAAGTCGGCGGCAGCGGCGCCCGCGGCCAAGAAGTAA
- the fabZ gene encoding 3-hydroxyacyl-ACP dehydratase FabZ, which produces MDIRDIEKILPHRYPFLLVDRVDELDDEHIVAVKQVTRNEPHFQGHFPGHPVMPGVLIIEALAQTGAIYAARLVKFDPDKQVVYFMAIDKAKFRRPVVPGDSLRLEVTPLRKGGAIWKMRGEAKVGDVVVAEAEFMASIQPRPTGPAAVVAVAASGDDGSGA; this is translated from the coding sequence CTGGACATCCGCGATATCGAGAAGATTCTCCCGCACCGCTATCCGTTCCTCCTGGTCGACAGAGTCGACGAGCTGGACGACGAGCACATCGTTGCCGTCAAGCAGGTCACGCGCAACGAACCCCACTTTCAGGGCCATTTCCCCGGCCATCCGGTGATGCCGGGGGTCTTGATCATCGAGGCGCTGGCGCAGACCGGCGCCATCTATGCCGCGCGCCTGGTGAAGTTCGATCCGGACAAGCAGGTCGTCTATTTCATGGCTATCGACAAGGCCAAGTTCCGGCGGCCGGTGGTCCCTGGTGATTCGCTGCGCCTGGAGGTGACGCCGCTGCGCAAGGGTGGGGCGATCTGGAAGATGCGCGGCGAAGCCAAGGTAGGGGACGTGGTGGTGGCTGAAGCCGAATTCATGGCCAGCATCCAGCCGCGCCCGACTGGTCCCGCGGCCGTGGTCGCCGTCGCTGCCAGCGGCGACGACGGCTCCGGCGCCTAG
- a CDS encoding tetratricopeptide repeat protein, with the protein MVESAGLSMKGLCGAAFVGRRREREELDAALARAAKFRAPQMVTILGPLGIGKSRLLREWLAGKTGAGLRVVSAAAADDAGSDTPAYSLLAALLRDRFSLTADLTGDEAVAHFRSELQRVFGDRRVAEVAALLGGFLGFEMPESPLSRALAGKPEQGADLARAVLGRFFEQDAAAQPLCIVVENLQRADEASLELFGSLAGELGEAPIVIIATARPDLLVRRPDWGHKGSHARLDLGPLSRADLDVMTKSILDAHDVATALLDRAATESGGNPFILEQLLRVYHQHGILAAPTGDAWWFDFDRAAHESMVLSPEQAAHARVAKLTPAERDVLARGAAFGPVFWTGGVVALGRLRVEPADPAAVFGPDAAISEIRQILDGLASRNYLVRQPSSSLPSDTEWGFRHNLEHELVDGSVDPELMRRRRGFAAQWLESRAGDGREERLETLGHLYQQSGDVRRAAYCFVTAGARARQAAQLDRARLLYLNAIRLLEMDDAILKMDALHAVGDLAARLGRTREAVVHFQDMLRVAWRLDLPAKGGVAHDRIGRLHSTLGEHHQAVAHLELARTLFQAAGDLPGIASALDDIGRVHFLNGAPEQSLECHRAALAVRERLGDQRGRSLALARMGQVEHESGELGAAAAHLREALALRRQIGDRQGVVASLLDVGSLERDLGHLDDALVFLEEGRLLARDLGERLFECSLNMAIGDCHLDAGQPRDALREFLLAKDIARSFGAKLLLSEAARGVAESELALGNAIRASDEARAAFDLAQRIGAPPLAGAALRVAAAAVRLGAPGESDLGGAREMFDRAVEVLSNAGAELELGRTLAAYADFEESSGRRQAADELRRQSTLIVARARRGAATSSPRQPS; encoded by the coding sequence ATGGTGGAGAGTGCTGGGCTATCCATGAAGGGGCTTTGTGGGGCGGCATTTGTGGGGCGGCGGCGGGAGCGGGAAGAACTGGACGCGGCGCTGGCCCGGGCGGCGAAGTTTCGCGCGCCGCAGATGGTGACGATCCTTGGCCCGCTGGGCATCGGCAAAAGCCGCCTGCTGCGCGAATGGCTGGCCGGCAAGACCGGCGCCGGCCTGCGCGTGGTCAGCGCCGCCGCGGCCGACGACGCCGGCTCCGACACACCCGCTTACAGCCTGCTGGCGGCGCTGCTGCGCGATCGCTTCAGCCTGACGGCGGACCTCACCGGCGACGAAGCCGTGGCGCACTTCCGCAGCGAATTGCAGCGGGTGTTCGGCGATCGCCGCGTTGCCGAGGTGGCGGCCTTGCTGGGCGGATTTCTGGGCTTCGAGATGCCGGAAAGCCCGCTGTCGCGCGCGCTGGCCGGCAAGCCAGAGCAGGGCGCTGACCTGGCGCGCGCCGTCCTCGGTCGCTTCTTCGAACAGGACGCCGCCGCCCAACCGCTGTGCATCGTGGTCGAGAACCTGCAGCGCGCAGATGAAGCATCACTTGAACTTTTCGGCAGTCTGGCCGGCGAGCTGGGCGAGGCGCCTATCGTCATCATCGCCACCGCTCGGCCCGATCTGCTGGTGCGCCGCCCCGACTGGGGCCACAAAGGAAGCCACGCGCGCCTTGATCTCGGCCCGCTGTCGCGCGCCGACCTGGACGTGATGACAAAGTCGATCCTCGACGCCCACGACGTGGCGACGGCGCTGCTAGATCGCGCGGCCACCGAGTCGGGCGGCAACCCGTTCATCCTGGAACAGCTACTGCGGGTCTATCACCAGCACGGCATCCTGGCCGCGCCGACCGGCGACGCCTGGTGGTTCGACTTTGATCGGGCGGCGCACGAATCGATGGTGCTGTCGCCCGAGCAAGCGGCGCACGCCCGCGTCGCCAAGCTGACCCCCGCCGAGCGAGATGTCTTGGCCCGCGGCGCGGCCTTCGGCCCGGTGTTTTGGACCGGTGGCGTGGTGGCGCTGGGACGCCTGCGCGTCGAGCCGGCGGATCCCGCCGCCGTCTTCGGCCCCGACGCCGCCATCAGCGAGATTCGCCAGATCCTGGACGGTCTGGCCAGCCGCAACTATCTGGTGCGCCAGCCGTCGTCGTCGCTGCCCAGCGACACCGAGTGGGGTTTCCGTCACAACCTGGAACACGAGCTGGTCGACGGCAGCGTCGATCCGGAGCTGATGCGCCGTCGACGGGGCTTCGCCGCGCAGTGGTTGGAAAGCCGCGCCGGCGACGGGCGTGAGGAACGGCTGGAGACCCTGGGGCATCTCTATCAGCAATCCGGCGACGTGCGCCGGGCGGCGTATTGCTTCGTCACGGCGGGGGCGCGCGCTCGCCAGGCGGCGCAGCTTGATCGGGCACGGCTGCTGTATCTCAATGCCATTCGCCTGTTGGAGATGGATGACGCCATCTTGAAGATGGACGCCCTGCACGCGGTCGGCGATCTGGCCGCCCGCCTTGGGCGCACGCGCGAAGCGGTGGTGCATTTCCAGGACATGCTGCGCGTGGCGTGGCGGCTGGATTTGCCGGCCAAGGGCGGTGTGGCTCACGATCGCATCGGCCGTTTGCACAGCACGCTGGGAGAGCATCACCAGGCCGTGGCCCACCTGGAGCTGGCGCGCACGCTGTTTCAAGCCGCCGGCGACCTGCCAGGGATCGCTTCGGCGCTAGATGACATCGGTCGGGTTCATTTCTTGAACGGCGCACCGGAACAGTCGCTGGAGTGCCACCGCGCCGCCCTGGCCGTGCGCGAGCGTCTCGGGGACCAGCGCGGGCGTTCGCTGGCTTTGGCCCGCATGGGGCAAGTCGAGCACGAGAGTGGCGAGCTGGGCGCGGCCGCGGCGCACCTGCGCGAGGCGCTGGCCTTGCGCCGGCAGATCGGCGATCGCCAGGGCGTGGTGGCCTCGCTGCTGGACGTAGGCAGCCTGGAACGCGACCTGGGGCACCTGGACGACGCGCTGGTGTTCCTGGAGGAAGGCCGGCTGTTGGCCCGCGACCTTGGCGAGCGATTGTTCGAGTGCAGCTTGAACATGGCCATCGGCGATTGCCACCTGGACGCTGGCCAGCCACGGGATGCCTTGCGCGAGTTTCTGCTGGCCAAGGACATCGCGCGCAGCTTCGGCGCCAAGCTGCTGCTGTCGGAAGCGGCGCGCGGCGTGGCCGAGTCCGAGCTGGCCCTGGGCAACGCCATCCGCGCCAGCGACGAGGCGCGCGCCGCCTTCGACCTGGCCCAACGCATCGGGGCGCCGCCGCTGGCGGGCGCGGCCCTGCGCGTGGCCGCCGCCGCCGTGCGCCTGGGCGCCCCCGGCGAATCCGACCTGGGCGGGGCGCGCGAGATGTTTGACCGCGCGGTCGAGGTCCTCAGCAACGCTGGCGCCGAGCTCGAGCTTGGCCGCACGCTGGCAGCTTACGCCGACTTCGAAGAATCCAGCGGTCGCCGGCAGGCCGCGGACGAGCTGCGGCGCCAGTCGACGCTGATCGTCGCCCGCGCTCGCCGCGGGGCGGCTACTTCTTCGCCGCGTCAGCCTTCTTGA
- a CDS encoding DUF4340 domain-containing protein, whose amino-acid sequence MNRKTQIAFAAFVVLGLITFFALRQPEKGEVVGERPRPVPRLKAGDFDTLAVLKGGVTAVIKKTGDSYQVLQPTNYKADETAAKQAFEGLEKMEFSSIVSDQKAKQAEYEVADNGLRVTAKKGDTVLADLIIGKGQGAGTMVRAVGKDQIWLMAGAAKYTFDKSATDWRDKSIITFAAGDAETIDIKSKTGGTIKLKRGAKKDGGAEEPWTIAESSVKIDKPDNGVAGTLISTLSSLKASDFADNATPQETGLTNPALTVTVGLKGGKTVTALVGNKKGEDDYYVKNGTEPQVFLVKKYNITNVFKRPIDFKDKTVCDIVDPDLTEIVVSHGAESFTLAKDKGVWKATKPAKLEIDGAKATNVAATFKDLKATGFADDPSPKATGLSKPAATVVAKSKTSVCSLKIGDQTTDKQSYNVQSIASPDTYLIPKWSLDRVLVKTTELKKADAAKK is encoded by the coding sequence ATGAATCGCAAGACACAGATCGCCTTCGCCGCCTTCGTCGTCCTCGGCTTGATCACGTTCTTCGCTCTGCGCCAGCCCGAAAAGGGCGAGGTGGTAGGCGAGCGTCCGCGGCCGGTGCCGCGCCTCAAGGCCGGTGACTTCGACACCCTGGCAGTGCTGAAGGGCGGCGTCACGGCGGTGATCAAGAAGACCGGCGACAGTTACCAAGTGCTGCAGCCGACGAACTACAAGGCCGACGAGACCGCCGCCAAGCAGGCCTTCGAAGGCCTGGAGAAAATGGAATTCAGCAGCATCGTCAGCGATCAGAAGGCAAAGCAGGCCGAATACGAGGTCGCTGACAACGGCCTGCGGGTGACGGCGAAGAAAGGCGACACCGTGCTGGCCGACCTCATCATCGGCAAGGGCCAGGGCGCCGGCACCATGGTGCGGGCTGTAGGCAAGGACCAGATCTGGTTGATGGCCGGCGCGGCCAAGTACACTTTCGACAAATCGGCCACCGACTGGCGCGACAAGAGCATCATCACCTTCGCAGCGGGCGACGCCGAGACCATCGACATCAAGAGCAAGACCGGCGGCACCATCAAGCTCAAGCGCGGGGCAAAAAAAGATGGCGGCGCCGAGGAGCCGTGGACCATCGCCGAATCGTCGGTGAAGATCGACAAGCCCGACAACGGCGTCGCCGGTACGCTCATCTCCACCTTGTCGTCGCTGAAGGCCAGCGACTTCGCCGACAACGCCACGCCGCAGGAGACCGGCCTTACCAACCCGGCTCTGACCGTCACCGTCGGCCTCAAGGGCGGCAAGACCGTCACGGCGCTGGTCGGCAATAAGAAGGGCGAAGACGATTACTACGTGAAGAACGGCACCGAGCCGCAGGTATTTCTGGTGAAGAAGTACAACATCACCAACGTGTTCAAGCGCCCGATCGACTTCAAGGACAAGACCGTCTGCGACATCGTCGATCCCGACTTGACCGAGATCGTCGTCTCCCACGGTGCCGAGTCGTTTACGCTGGCCAAGGACAAGGGGGTGTGGAAGGCGACCAAGCCGGCCAAGCTGGAGATCGACGGAGCGAAGGCCACCAACGTGGCCGCCACCTTCAAAGATTTGAAGGCCACTGGCTTCGCCGACGATCCTTCGCCCAAGGCCACCGGCCTCAGCAAACCGGCCGCCACCGTGGTGGCGAAATCAAAGACCTCCGTGTGCAGCCTGAAGATCGGCGATCAGACCACCGACAAGCAAAGCTACAACGTGCAGTCGATCGCCTCGCCCGACACGTACCTCATACCGAAGTGGTCGCTGGATCGCGTGCTGGTGAAGACCACCGAACTCAAGAAGGCTGACGCGGCGAAGAAGTAG
- a CDS encoding GldG family protein — MSNDSNSKKRASASNALLYAAFVIGAVVVVNLLGTRVFGRLDLTESKVYTLSPASKDIVRNLPDYLTIKAYISKDLPPELASVSRYVRDLLDEYRTYSKGKLHFEAADPGADKKIEDEATACKVNKLQIQVMRSQKFEVGAYYLGLCFQYAGQTQAIPEIAQAEGMEYQVSSLIKRMTQKKRKVAFTTGHGELDLSQGLQALKHAIEQEYDDITVNPSTTAIADDVDALVVAGPKQAFDEKGRREIDKFLMKGKGAIFLIDGMVMSQPRGGADMPGMPKVGQPNDSGLTENLAAYGFKIGGDFVLDKQNAPGPIDLGGRRMLANKEVFVGVETPETKDPKEQSLLGGVRALVFPFASSVELVGPLKGGKPAQGTLWTLAKSSDQSWKESGFFFFSPAAQLEPKKEKGPFGLAYAYLGPLKSAFPSPMPAAPGMSTPPDPSLTPSESVKPVRLMVVGDSDFASDEYVQLARYMQLYQNGAQLLFNAISWTLEDEALTPVRAKTITARPIQIESEQKVALAKWGNIFGLPVIFCAFGILRWRVRRANRQGQKL; from the coding sequence ATGTCCAACGATTCGAACTCAAAGAAACGCGCCTCGGCGTCGAACGCGCTTTTGTACGCGGCCTTCGTCATCGGCGCCGTGGTGGTCGTCAACCTGCTTGGCACCCGGGTGTTCGGCCGCCTGGACCTGACCGAGAGCAAGGTCTACACGCTGTCACCGGCGTCGAAGGACATCGTCCGCAACCTGCCTGACTACCTGACGATCAAGGCCTACATCTCCAAGGATCTGCCGCCCGAGCTGGCCAGCGTCAGCCGGTACGTGCGCGACCTTTTGGACGAGTACCGAACCTATTCGAAGGGCAAGCTGCACTTCGAAGCCGCTGATCCGGGCGCCGACAAGAAGATCGAAGACGAAGCCACCGCCTGCAAGGTGAACAAGCTGCAGATCCAGGTGATGCGCTCGCAGAAGTTCGAGGTGGGCGCGTACTACCTGGGCCTGTGCTTCCAGTACGCCGGCCAGACCCAGGCCATCCCGGAGATCGCCCAGGCCGAAGGCATGGAGTACCAGGTCTCGTCGCTGATCAAGCGGATGACCCAGAAGAAGCGCAAGGTGGCCTTCACCACCGGCCACGGCGAGCTGGACCTGAGCCAAGGGCTGCAGGCGCTCAAGCACGCCATCGAGCAGGAATACGACGACATCACCGTCAACCCGTCGACGACGGCCATCGCCGACGACGTCGACGCGCTGGTGGTGGCCGGCCCCAAGCAAGCCTTCGACGAGAAGGGACGCCGCGAGATCGACAAGTTCCTGATGAAGGGCAAAGGCGCCATCTTCCTCATCGACGGCATGGTGATGAGCCAGCCGCGCGGCGGGGCCGATATGCCCGGCATGCCCAAGGTCGGGCAGCCGAATGATTCGGGCCTGACCGAGAACCTCGCCGCGTACGGGTTCAAGATCGGCGGCGACTTCGTTCTCGACAAGCAGAACGCGCCCGGACCGATTGATCTCGGCGGGCGGCGCATGCTGGCCAACAAGGAAGTGTTCGTCGGCGTGGAGACGCCCGAGACCAAAGATCCGAAAGAGCAGTCGCTGCTGGGTGGCGTGCGGGCGCTGGTCTTCCCGTTCGCGAGCTCGGTCGAGCTGGTGGGCCCGCTCAAGGGCGGCAAGCCGGCGCAAGGCACGCTGTGGACGCTGGCCAAGTCGTCGGACCAGAGCTGGAAGGAAAGCGGCTTCTTTTTCTTTTCGCCCGCCGCCCAGCTTGAACCGAAGAAAGAAAAAGGTCCGTTCGGCCTGGCCTACGCGTATCTGGGGCCGCTCAAGAGCGCGTTCCCGTCGCCGATGCCGGCCGCGCCTGGCATGTCCACCCCGCCCGACCCGAGCCTCACGCCGTCCGAATCAGTCAAACCGGTGCGGTTGATGGTGGTCGGCGATTCCGATTTCGCCTCCGACGAGTACGTGCAGCTCGCCCGCTATATGCAGCTTTATCAGAACGGTGCCCAGCTGCTCTTCAACGCCATCAGCTGGACGCTGGAAGATGAAGCGCTGACCCCGGTGCGCGCCAAGACCATCACCGCCCGGCCGATCCAGATCGAATCCGAACAGAAGGTCGCGCTGGCCAAGTGGGGCAACATCTTCGGTCTGCCGGTCATCTTCTGCGCCTTCGGCATCCTGCGCTGGCGCGTGCGCCGGGCCAATCGCCAGGGTCAGAAGCTCTGA
- a CDS encoding ABC transporter permease subunit: MSPALVISKREIRTYFNSPVAYIVVTVFTIITGYLFFTQLFIEKQAEMRGLFGVMPLLFMFLVPAITMRLLAEEKGSGTLELLITLPVRDWEIVVGKFLAAVALVCTALALTLVFALTVKSMGPLDKGPTIGGYVGLVLMGGAYAAIGLMASSYTRNQIVAFIVSFAICFALYLLGRISQFVPELLQPLFVFLSIDTHFENISRGVIDSRDVIYYVSVMVVCLLLATVSLESRKWK; this comes from the coding sequence ATGAGCCCCGCGCTGGTCATTTCGAAACGCGAGATCCGCACGTACTTCAACTCGCCGGTCGCCTATATCGTGGTGACCGTCTTCACCATCATCACCGGCTACCTGTTCTTCACCCAGCTGTTCATTGAAAAGCAGGCCGAGATGCGTGGCCTGTTCGGCGTGATGCCGCTGCTCTTCATGTTCCTGGTCCCGGCCATCACCATGCGCCTTTTGGCCGAAGAGAAAGGCTCCGGCACGCTGGAGCTGCTCATCACCCTGCCGGTGCGCGACTGGGAGATCGTGGTCGGGAAGTTCCTGGCCGCGGTGGCACTGGTCTGCACCGCGCTGGCCTTGACGCTGGTCTTCGCCCTGACGGTCAAGAGCATGGGCCCTCTCGACAAGGGCCCGACCATCGGCGGGTATGTCGGCCTGGTTCTGATGGGCGGCGCGTACGCGGCCATCGGTTTGATGGCGTCGTCGTACACCCGCAATCAGATCGTGGCCTTTATCGTGTCGTTCGCCATCTGCTTTGCGCTTTACCTGCTTGGGCGCATCAGCCAGTTCGTGCCCGAGCTGCTGCAGCCGCTGTTTGTCTTCCTCAGCATCGACACCCACTTCGAGAACATCAGCCGCGGCGTGATCGATTCGCGTGACGTGATCTATTACGTCTCGGTGATGGTGGTCTGCTTGCTGCTGGCCACGGTGTCCCTCGAATCGCGAAAGTGGAAGTGA
- a CDS encoding ATP-binding cassette domain-containing protein, translated as MSDVMIEVESLTKDYGPTRAVDKVTFNVHKGEVLGFLGPNGAGKTTTMKMLTCFLAPTSGRAKVAGFDVFDESLEVRKRIGYLPEDTPIYRDMTVREYLQFASEMRGMNQAGSEARIKEIGGRCGLAEVAGKLVGELSKGFRQRVGLAQAMLHDPDILILDEPTSGLDPNQIAEIRTLIKEIGREKTVILSTHILPEVQATCSRILIISGGRLVADGTPEALRAREKGGRYRVVVESNGVSKDAIRDRLASLGGVSRCETVSGEAGAHAFAIDGAASDDLRKAIFRAAVDNKWPLLELVRESASLEDVFRNLTTGEEAKS; from the coding sequence ATGTCGGATGTGATGATAGAGGTCGAGAGTCTGACCAAGGACTATGGCCCCACCCGCGCGGTCGACAAGGTCACGTTCAACGTCCACAAGGGCGAGGTCCTTGGTTTTCTTGGTCCGAACGGCGCCGGCAAGACCACCACGATGAAGATGCTGACCTGCTTTTTGGCCCCCACGTCCGGGCGGGCCAAGGTGGCTGGCTTCGACGTCTTCGACGAATCGTTAGAGGTTCGTAAACGGATCGGCTACCTGCCCGAAGACACGCCCATCTACCGCGACATGACGGTGCGCGAGTACCTGCAGTTCGCCTCCGAGATGCGCGGAATGAACCAGGCCGGCAGCGAGGCGCGCATCAAAGAAATCGGCGGCCGTTGCGGCCTGGCCGAGGTCGCCGGCAAGCTGGTGGGCGAGCTGTCGAAAGGCTTTCGCCAGCGCGTCGGCCTGGCCCAGGCGATGTTGCACGATCCGGATATCTTGATCCTGGACGAACCGACCAGCGGTCTCGACCCCAATCAGATCGCCGAGATTCGCACCCTGATCAAAGAGATCGGCCGCGAGAAGACGGTCATCCTGTCGACGCACATCCTCCCGGAAGTCCAGGCCACCTGCAGCCGCATCTTGATCATCAGCGGCGGGCGGTTGGTCGCCGACGGCACGCCGGAAGCGTTGCGCGCGCGCGAGAAAGGCGGCCGCTACCGGGTGGTGGTCGAATCGAACGGCGTCAGCAAGGACGCCATCCGCGATCGCCTGGCCAGCCTGGGCGGCGTCTCGCGCTGCGAGACGGTCAGCGGCGAAGCCGGCGCGCACGCCTTCGCCATCGACGGTGCGGCCAGCGACGATCTGCGCAAGGCCATCTTCCGCGCCGCCGTCGACAACAAGTGGCCGCTGCTCGAACTGGTGCGCGAATCGGCCAGCCTGGAAGACGTGTTCCGCAACCTGACCACTGGAGAAGAAGCCAAATCATGA